A single region of the Spirochaetota bacterium genome encodes:
- a CDS encoding VWA domain-containing protein: protein MKSYIYKHWDGTQTPFSLKKKDIIDKFMDNILKGMTPEMSLAQMLWKGFPLGGMDFKIMSLEEMVNDLQQKMYDLFSSYSLEKAFDDPMNDIKNFLADEALTCLDHGAQMPPSYEDLPTGLYEKLRFLDGTNFLNENSKETYTYWKTRQKDILDLYEFYSKYYHHFTGSDYLNFDQAVELMRQFQAIKDLQQQILSGQLRSIDLNTLKELLGEDAEKSFIVLLQLPELLSDDKIIKIGANKIDMTPRGMRALGEMAFGKLYHQIKKDRQGGHHGNAPESGEIEPDSSRPYQFGDRFDLDITRTMLKAVSQTLNTGGAIRLSPGDFYVRQREQLITSTTVVLLDLSWSMSFGGRFEAGKRVAIALDHYIRTRFPKDKIHIIGFSTVARELKGDGLSNAVWDTKNPHTNLQDGLRLAMKFIKKSGNRNNRVLVITDGQPTAYYDERECLHVEMPFHMFGLSHNASRATLAEVRKVTANGMNIEIFLLDNSPVLVEFTKQICRINRGRSMICLPNELGRLIMVEEINRRGGRI, encoded by the coding sequence ATGAAATCCTACATCTATAAGCATTGGGATGGCACTCAGACGCCATTCAGTCTGAAAAAAAAGGATATTATAGATAAATTCATGGACAACATCCTGAAAGGGATGACCCCGGAGATGTCCTTGGCACAGATGTTATGGAAGGGTTTCCCACTTGGAGGAATGGATTTCAAGATTATGAGCCTGGAAGAGATGGTAAACGATCTTCAGCAAAAGATGTATGATCTATTTTCATCATATAGCCTTGAAAAGGCCTTTGATGATCCAATGAATGACATCAAAAATTTTCTTGCTGACGAGGCATTGACCTGCTTAGATCATGGGGCTCAAATGCCGCCATCATATGAAGATCTACCAACTGGGTTATATGAAAAATTGAGATTTCTCGATGGTACTAATTTTTTAAATGAGAATAGCAAGGAAACCTATACTTATTGGAAGACGCGGCAGAAAGATATACTCGACCTTTACGAATTTTACAGCAAGTATTACCATCATTTTACAGGCAGTGATTATCTAAATTTCGATCAGGCAGTTGAACTGATGCGACAGTTTCAAGCAATAAAGGACCTGCAGCAACAAATCCTTAGTGGACAACTTCGTAGCATTGATCTAAATACCCTAAAGGAGCTTTTGGGTGAGGATGCAGAAAAGTCTTTTATTGTTCTTTTACAGCTACCTGAACTCCTCTCTGACGATAAAATCATTAAAATTGGTGCAAATAAGATCGATATGACCCCAAGGGGAATGCGAGCCTTGGGTGAAATGGCCTTTGGAAAACTCTATCATCAGATCAAGAAGGATAGACAGGGGGGGCATCATGGCAATGCTCCGGAAAGTGGTGAAATTGAGCCGGACTCATCCAGGCCTTATCAATTCGGAGATCGCTTTGACCTGGACATTACACGCACAATGCTTAAAGCAGTATCACAGACACTCAATACTGGTGGGGCAATTCGATTATCACCTGGTGATTTCTATGTTCGCCAGAGGGAGCAGCTTATTACCTCAACCACAGTTGTGCTTTTAGATCTATCCTGGTCCATGTCCTTTGGGGGTAGATTTGAGGCAGGGAAAAGGGTTGCAATAGCCCTGGATCATTATATCAGAACAAGGTTCCCAAAAGACAAAATTCATATTATCGGTTTTTCCACTGTAGCAAGAGAACTCAAGGGGGATGGATTATCAAATGCAGTTTGGGATACAAAAAATCCGCACACCAATCTGCAGGATGGACTTAGATTAGCCATGAAGTTTATTAAGAAGAGCGGTAACAGAAACAATCGAGTCCTCGTAATAACGGATGGTCAACCTACCGCATATTATGATGAAAGGGAATGCCTTCATGTTGAGATGCCATTCCATATGTTCGGATTGAGTCATAACGCCTCTAGGGCCACCCTTGCAGAGGTAAGAAAAGTAACTGCCAATGGTATGAATATTGAAATTTTTTTGTTGGATAACAGTCCGGTTCTAGTGGAGTTTACCAAGCA